From the genome of Acipenser ruthenus chromosome 14, fAciRut3.2 maternal haplotype, whole genome shotgun sequence, one region includes:
- the LOC117420021 gene encoding SCY1-like protein 2, which translates to MESMLNKFKSTVTKVTADVTSAVMGNPVTREFEVGRHIASGGPMLSWKIFKGIKKSTKQEVAVFVFDKKMIEKYQKFDKDQIIDSLKRGVQQLTRLRHPRLLTVQHPLEESRDCLAFCTEPVFASLSNVLGQWDNLPSPVPTDIKEYKLYDVETKYGLLQISEGLSFLHNGVKMVHGNLTPENVILNKSGAWKVMGFDFSISSSNPSEQEPKYSCKEWDPNLPSLCLPNPEYLAPEYILSVSCDTASDMYSLGVVVYAVFNEGKPIFDVNKHGIFKSFSKQLDQLSRLSQTILQKIPEEVREHVKLLLNVTSTVRPDADQMTKIPFFDDVGATTLQYFDSLFQRDNLQKSQFYKGLPKVLPKLPKRVVVQRILPALTSEFVNPDMVPFVLPNVLLIAEECTKEEYVKLILPDLSPVFKQQEPIQILLIFLQKMDLLLTKTPPEDIKNSVLPMVYRALEAPSIQIQELCLNIIPTFANLIDYPSMKNSLIPRIKHACLQTSSLAVRVNSLVCLGKILEYLDKWFVIDEILPFLQEIPSREPAVLMGVLGIYKCTFTHKKLGITKEQLAGKVLPHLIPLSIDNNLNLSQFNSFMAVIKDMLNRIEAEHKTKLEQLHIMQEQHRGMEISSTMNKTEAPQSNPVNQIDNIFGSNSVSGGSDGKENGSTAVAPQPSRVSLTLEEKQRLAKQQEQTLKLKNQKPLAPSNVTTAASIKPTKDLTSTLLDSMSSMGNLSLSTSKPAPSTGFSTVSSMGTMSTMGNMSNGFNSSMGFQPSAMNMGMCTPNPSMYSGMATTTSTPNFNTMGGLSQPGTVGVLQQNKPANMVALDSLFVSQKHKVSLNQMAQKPAPPAAAPSPWLNQFGQPQGPQTMNMPMAPVQPGVTGQAGFGIQANPFFSPQNFSQPGMPKNTMKSSTSVNNDLKDLFG; encoded by the exons ATGGAGTCCATGCTCAATAAGTTCAAAAGCACGGTGACAAAGGTAACTGCAGATGTTACCAGTGCTGTCATGGGGAACCCTGTTACCAGGGAGTTTGAAGTGGGACGTCACATTGCCAGTGGAGGGCCAATGCTCTCCTGGAAGATCTTCAAAGGCATAAAAAAATCCACCAAACAG GAAGTAGCAGTTTTTGTGTTCGACAAAAAAATGATTGAAAAGTATCAGAAATTTGATAAAGACCAGATTATAGATTCTCTCAAACGAGGAGTCCAGCAGCTTACAAGACTGCGGCACCCACGGCTGCTTACTGTCCAGCACCCACTTGAAGAATCCAG AGACTGCCTAGCATTCTGCACAGAACCAGTCTTTGCAAGCTTATCTAATGTTCTTGGACAGTGGGACAATCTGCCAAGCCCTGTACCTACCGACATTAAGGAATATAAGCTGTATGATGTTGAAACCAAATATGGACTCTTACAG ATTTCCGAAGGCTTGTCCTTTTTACACAATGGTGTAAAAATGGTTCATGGAAATCTTACACCTGAGAATGTCATCCTGAACAAGAGTGGAGCGTGGAAAGTCATGGGCTTTGATTTTAGTATCTCCTCATCCAATCCGTCTGAACAAGAG CCAAAGTACTCCTGTAAAGAGTGGGACCCGAATCTTCCATCGCTGTGCCTGCCTAACCCAGAGTATTTGGCTCCTGAATACATCCTCTCTGTGAGCTGTGACACAGCCAGTGACATGTACTCTTTAGGAGTTGTTGTGTATGCTGTATTTAATGAAGGAAAGCCCATCTTTGATGTAAACAAGCATGGTATTTTTAAAAGCTTCAGCAAACAGCTGGATCAG TTGAGCCGTTTAAGTCAAACCATCCTTCAGAAGATTCCAGAAGAGGTTCGTGAGCATGTAAAGCTTTTGTTGAATGTAACTTCAACTGTAAGGCCTGATGCTGATCAGATGACGAAG ATTCccttttttgatgatgttggagcTACGACACTACAGTATTTTGACTCGTTATTCCAAAGAGATAACCTGCAGAAGTCTCAGTTTTACAAAGGACTTCCAAAGGTTCTTCCTAAATTGCCTAAG CGGGTTGTAGTACAACGTATCCTGCCAGCTCTGACCTCTGAGTTTGTGAACCCGGATATGGTTCCCTTCGTCCTGCCAAACGTCCTGCTCATTGCTGAAGAGTGCACCAAAGAGGAGTATGTTAAATTAATCCTGCCTGATCTCTCCCCAGTCTTCAAGCAACAAGAACCTATTCAG ATTCTGTTAATCTTTTTGCAAAAAATGGATTTGTTGCTGACCAAAACTCCTCCAGAAGATATAAAGAACAGTGTGCTACCAATGGTTTACAGAGCTCTGGAAGCACCCTCAATTCAGATTCAG GAGCTCTGTCTAAACATCATTCCTACCTTTGCAAACCTGATAGATTACCCATCCATGAAGAACTCATTAATTCCAAGAATTAAACATGCGTGTTTACAGACATCCTCTCTTgca GTCCGTGTAAATTCCCTGGTCTGTCTGGGCAAGATTTTAGAATATCTTGATAAATGGTTTGTAATTGATGAGATCCTGCCATTCCTGCAGGAAATTCCATCTAGGGAGCCTGCTGTGCTTATGGGAGTTTTAG GAATCTACAAGTGTACGTTTACTCATAAAAAGTTGGGGATTACCAAAGAACAACTGGCTGGGAAAGTCCTGCCCCACCTCATCCCGCTCAGCATTGATAACAACCTCAATCTCAGCCAG TTCAATTCCTTCATGGCAGTAATAAAAGACATGTTGAATCGAATAGAAGCAGAACACAAGACCAAACTTGAGCAATTGCACATCATGCAAGAACAGCACAG ggGAATGGAAATTTCCAGTACAATGAACAAAACCGAAGCGCCTCAGTCAAATCCAGTTAATCAG ATTGACAACATATTTGGGTCAAATTCTGTAAGTGGAGGATCTGACGGGAAAGAAAATGGATCTACGGCAGTAGCACCACAACCATCAaga GTATCTCTAACACTGGAGGAAAAACAGCGGTTAGCAAAGCAACAGGAGCAGACTCTGAAACTGAAGAATCAGAAGCCTCTTGCTCCCTCAAATGTGACAACAGCAGCTTCTATAAAACCA acgAAGGATCTGACCAGCACCCTTCTAGACAGCATGTCGTCTATGGGGAACCTGTCTCTAAGCACCAGTAAACCAGCCCCCTCCACAGGATTCTCCACCGTGTCCTCGATGGGTACTATGAGTACGATGGGAAACATGAGCAATGGTTTTAATTCTAGCATGGGATTCCAGCCTTCTGCCATGAACATGGGAATGTGCACCCCCAACCCCAGCATGTACAGTGGCATGGCTACGACAACAAGCACACCCAATTTCAACACCATGGGTGGGTTAAGTCAGCCAGGTACAGTGGGTGTGTTGCAACAAAACAAACCTGCAAACATGGTGGCTCTAGATTCTCTCTTTGTATCCCAGAAACACAAAGTAAGCTTGAACCAAATGGCACAGAAACCTGCCCCACCAGCAGCTGCCCCCAGCCCATGGCTGAACCAGTTTGGGCAACCCCAAGGACCACAGACCATGAACATGCCCATGGCTCCAGTGCAACCCGGGGTGACGGGCCAGGCAGGCTTTGGAATCCAGGCAAATCCATTCTTTAGCCCTCAGAACttctcccagcccggcatgccaAAGAACACAATGAAAAGCAGCACCTCTGTAAACAATGACCTGAAAGACCTTTTTGgctag
- the LOC117419689 gene encoding DEP domain-containing protein 7-like isoform X1, giving the protein MMAVDLTPRFRRINSQSRALREIAGTGFSGPFRATQLWKNIIHALQTQVEVKRRRQHLRTYSDCFTGSDAVDEVLGHLMQNIYFTCSEISRLKAVRLCQALMEAKVFESVGMKLFRKEKETVFQDTNCSLYRFLDCDSLPASAKRNIENVSPDKFSGKKNKMPRLENVTTISNPLALESSDERIEKLLHTINLHPSLPPKVTSDQPSNLLSKKVVDDVWKQQTLLQLLQIIDLPILDSILESPVKMEQQTVPFFKHDDLVISNTCMDREVTHCLKLPLLDTWLSAAIDCLEYFPDQLIVIAGEHLSQQCEGEKETMNIQKRLLFDTIAKYYNQEKGPLLTSRYFDIHTGIIELLEKRKNEQSLDASQLCLRLLEPNMRDELRRLLAFMSVAAEPEGYKLQKQYDNRSVVCRTFTKAIVQNKSLSKTQTDQLAMFLMDNHTELFKTPIHLIETVRTKLHSLQHGRDPDTITTFTYCQQLTLEQYEEQREQATFKQLQELIQEISQNASIPAKERKRLMKEFQKQHPVVFLQHFSNGF; this is encoded by the exons ATGATGGCGGTTGATTTGACTCCTAGATTTAGAAGGATAAATAGTCAAAGTCGGGCTTTACGTGAAATTGCTGGAACAG GATTTTCAGGTCCTTTTCGAGCTACTCAGTTATGGAAGAATATTATTCATGCTCTCCAGACTCAGGTGGAGGTGAAAAGACGAAGGCAACACTTGAGAACATACAGCGATTGTTTCACTGGCTCGGATGCAGTTGATGAAGTACTCGGTCATCTCATGCAAAACATCTACTTCACCTGCAGCGAAATATCCCGGCTTAAAGCGGTTCGCCTTTGCCAGGCTCTGATGGAGGCCAAAGTGTTTGAGTCTGTTGGCATGAAGCTATTCCGGAAGGAAAAAGAGACGGTGTTTCAAGACACTAACTGTAGCTTATACCGGTTCCTGGACTGTGATTCTCTGCCAGCTTCAGCTAAACGCAACATTGAGAATGTATCGCCCGACAAGTttagtggaaaaaaaaataaaatgccaag GCTAGAAAATGTAACAACAATATCCAATCCTCTTGCCTTGGAATCTTCAGATGAAAGAATAGAAAAATTGTTACACACCATTAACCTGCATCCTTCTCTTCCACCCAAAGTCACATCAGACCAGCCATCTAACTTGCTTTCAAAGAAGG ttgTGGATGATGTTTGGAAACAGCAGACTCTGTTACAGCTGCTTCAGATAATTGATCTCCCCATCCTGGACAGTATCCTGGAGTCTCCTGTGAAGATGGAGCAGCAAACAGttcctttttttaaacatgatgaCCTGGTTATCTCCAATACTTGCATGGACAGAGAGGTCACCCATTGTCTAAAACTGCCACT GCTTGACACATGGCTTTCTGCAGCTATTGATTGCCTGGAGTATTTCCCAGACCAGCTGATAGTGATCGCAGGAGAACATTTATCTCAGCAGTGTGAAGGTGAAAAGGAGACTATGAATATACAAAAGAGACTGCTGTTTGACACCATAGCAAAGTATTATAATCAGGAAAAAGGCCCACTCCTAACAAGCCGCTATTTTGACATTCATACTGGCATCATTGAACTTCTAG agAAGAGGAAGAATGAGCAATCTCTGGACGCTTCCCAGCTGTGTCTGAGGTTGTTGGAGCCAAATATGAGAGATGAACTCCGAAGACTGCTTGCCTTTATGTCTGTTGCTGCAGAGCCTGAGGGCTACAAACTGCAAAAACAG TACGACAACAGATCTGTGGTTTGCCGGACCTTTACAAAGGCTATTGTGCAGAACAAGTCCTTATCGAAGACACAGACTGATCAGCTTGCCATGTTTCTAATGGACAACCACACAGAACTCTTTAAG ACCCCCATACATCTGATTGAGACAGTTAGAACGAAGCTTCACTCTCTACAGCATGGACGGGATCCTGATACTATAACAA CATTCACTTACTGCCAACAGTTGACACTGGAGCAATATGAAGAGCAGCGGGAGCAAGCAACATTTAAACAGCTTCAGGAGTTAATCCAAGAAATCAGTCAAAATGCCTCCATTCcagccaaagaaagaaagagactaATGAAAGAATTTCAGAAACAGCACCCAGTAGTGTTTCTGCAACATTTCTCTAATGGATTTTAG
- the LOC117419384 gene encoding uncharacterized protein LOC117419384 isoform X2, giving the protein MAMALQNSTAQVKHYQWMLHDGSQWLNLNHDSVIETHFCQPGAQGIALFTPDYGRIFLDFDKMEIQGGQMTPYRQTSLSQDETEEYLWYFFENRHWHEYGSQGSSKTKASVTSHDIEQQYQMNPQGSCKFTAGNMAYSLNFSAMTQSNLRTGMQRRVRRRPKYNSVIQKTNSLAIQDPSLSSTMPLAGGFTWQFRGDEGVWREYKAANTNGVVCSVSSDDIEQSYQQNPQGQLQFTAGRFSYTLDFSGMSQFNSTSRKKRDVRRIPSENQQKSSSLQGMALSSATSLAGGYVWQFRGEEGVWTEYKTNTVNGGISVSSEDIEMNYQQNPLGTMNFTAGKFSYILDFSAMTQKNLRTTKTRQVRRLQR; this is encoded by the exons ATGGCGATGGCACTGCAGAATTCCACAG CTCAAGTAAAACACTATCAGTGGATGCTTCATGATGGAAGTCAGTGGTTAAATCTGAATCATGATTCTGTAATAGAAACACACTTCTGCCAGCCAGGAGCACAAGGGATTGCCCTTTTCACACCTGATTATGG GCGCATCTTTCTGGACTTTGACAAGATGGAGATCCAGGGGGGCCAAATGACACCCTATCGTCAAACCTCCTTGTCACAGGACGAAACGGAGGAATATTTGTGGTACTTCTTTGAGAACAGACACTGGCATGAGTATGGTTCACAG GGTTCTTCAAAGACGAAAGCTTCTGTGACAAGCCATGACATTGAGCAGCAGTACCAGATGAATCCACAAGGGTCCTGCAAGTTTACTGCTGGAAACATGGCTTATTCTCTGAATTTTTCAG CAATGACACAAAGCAATCTCCGTACGGGAAtgcagaggagggtgaggagacGGCCCAAGTACAATTCTGTGATCCAGAAAACTAACAG cTTGGCCATTCAGGACCCGAGCCTCTCTTCAACAATGCCCCTGGCTGGTGGCTTTACATGGCAGTTCAGAGGAGATGAAGGCGTGTGGAGAGAATATAAAGCCGCT AATACCAATGGAGtagtttgctcagtaagcagtgatgATATTGAGCAGAGCTATCAGCAGAATCCTCAGGGTCAGCTGCAGTTTACTGCTGGCCGTTTCAGTTACACGCTGGATTTTTCag GAATGAGTCAGTTCAACAGTACAAGTAGAAAAAAAAGAGATGTGAGGCGAATACCTAGtgagaaccagcagaagagcag TTCTTTGCAAGGCATGGCCCTTTCATCAGCGACTTCCCTTGCTGGCGGCTATGTCTGGCAGTTTAGAGGAGAAGAGGGGGTGTGGACGGAATATAAAACCAAT ACTGTGAATGGTGGCATTTCTGTCTCAAGTGAGGACATTGAGATGAATTACCAGCAGAATCCATTGGGAACCATGAACTTCACTGCAGGAAAGTTCAGCTACATCTTAGACTTTTCAG CTATGACACAGAAAAATCTGAGAACTACTAAAACTCGACAAGTTCGGCGTCTTCAACGGTGA
- the LOC117419689 gene encoding DEP domain-containing protein 4-like isoform X2 — protein MMAVDLTPRFRRINSQSRALREIAGTGFSGPFRATQLWKNIIHALQTQVEVKRRRQHLRTYSDCFTGSDAVDEVLGHLMQNIYFTCSEISRLKAVRLCQALMEAKVFESVGMKLFRKEKETVFQDTNCSLYRFLDCDSLPASAKRNIENVSPDKFSGKKNKMPRLENVTTISNPLALESSDERIEKLLHTINLHPSLPPKVTSDQPSNLLSKKVVDDVWKQQTLLQLLQIIDLPILDSILESPVKMEQQTVPFFKHDDLVISNTCMDREVTHCLKLPLLDTWLSAAIDCLEYFPDQLIVIAGEHLSQQCEGEKETMNIQKRLLFDTIAKYYNQEKGPLLTSRYFDIHTGIIELLEKRKNEQSLDASQLCLRLLEPNMRDELRRLLAFMSVAAEPEGYKLQKQTPIHLIETVRTKLHSLQHGRDPDTITTFTYCQQLTLEQYEEQREQATFKQLQELIQEISQNASIPAKERKRLMKEFQKQHPVVFLQHFSNGF, from the exons ATGATGGCGGTTGATTTGACTCCTAGATTTAGAAGGATAAATAGTCAAAGTCGGGCTTTACGTGAAATTGCTGGAACAG GATTTTCAGGTCCTTTTCGAGCTACTCAGTTATGGAAGAATATTATTCATGCTCTCCAGACTCAGGTGGAGGTGAAAAGACGAAGGCAACACTTGAGAACATACAGCGATTGTTTCACTGGCTCGGATGCAGTTGATGAAGTACTCGGTCATCTCATGCAAAACATCTACTTCACCTGCAGCGAAATATCCCGGCTTAAAGCGGTTCGCCTTTGCCAGGCTCTGATGGAGGCCAAAGTGTTTGAGTCTGTTGGCATGAAGCTATTCCGGAAGGAAAAAGAGACGGTGTTTCAAGACACTAACTGTAGCTTATACCGGTTCCTGGACTGTGATTCTCTGCCAGCTTCAGCTAAACGCAACATTGAGAATGTATCGCCCGACAAGTttagtggaaaaaaaaataaaatgccaag GCTAGAAAATGTAACAACAATATCCAATCCTCTTGCCTTGGAATCTTCAGATGAAAGAATAGAAAAATTGTTACACACCATTAACCTGCATCCTTCTCTTCCACCCAAAGTCACATCAGACCAGCCATCTAACTTGCTTTCAAAGAAGG ttgTGGATGATGTTTGGAAACAGCAGACTCTGTTACAGCTGCTTCAGATAATTGATCTCCCCATCCTGGACAGTATCCTGGAGTCTCCTGTGAAGATGGAGCAGCAAACAGttcctttttttaaacatgatgaCCTGGTTATCTCCAATACTTGCATGGACAGAGAGGTCACCCATTGTCTAAAACTGCCACT GCTTGACACATGGCTTTCTGCAGCTATTGATTGCCTGGAGTATTTCCCAGACCAGCTGATAGTGATCGCAGGAGAACATTTATCTCAGCAGTGTGAAGGTGAAAAGGAGACTATGAATATACAAAAGAGACTGCTGTTTGACACCATAGCAAAGTATTATAATCAGGAAAAAGGCCCACTCCTAACAAGCCGCTATTTTGACATTCATACTGGCATCATTGAACTTCTAG agAAGAGGAAGAATGAGCAATCTCTGGACGCTTCCCAGCTGTGTCTGAGGTTGTTGGAGCCAAATATGAGAGATGAACTCCGAAGACTGCTTGCCTTTATGTCTGTTGCTGCAGAGCCTGAGGGCTACAAACTGCAAAAACAG ACCCCCATACATCTGATTGAGACAGTTAGAACGAAGCTTCACTCTCTACAGCATGGACGGGATCCTGATACTATAACAA CATTCACTTACTGCCAACAGTTGACACTGGAGCAATATGAAGAGCAGCGGGAGCAAGCAACATTTAAACAGCTTCAGGAGTTAATCCAAGAAATCAGTCAAAATGCCTCCATTCcagccaaagaaagaaagagactaATGAAAGAATTTCAGAAACAGCACCCAGTAGTGTTTCTGCAACATTTCTCTAATGGATTTTAG
- the LOC117419384 gene encoding uncharacterized protein LOC117419384 isoform X1: MHELHCRHNTASTRTGAWPATPANSREVPHILQFEIYKKFGRHKRFVTNLMAMALQNSTAQVKHYQWMLHDGSQWLNLNHDSVIETHFCQPGAQGIALFTPDYGRIFLDFDKMEIQGGQMTPYRQTSLSQDETEEYLWYFFENRHWHEYGSQGSSKTKASVTSHDIEQQYQMNPQGSCKFTAGNMAYSLNFSAMTQSNLRTGMQRRVRRRPKYNSVIQKTNSLAIQDPSLSSTMPLAGGFTWQFRGDEGVWREYKAANTNGVVCSVSSDDIEQSYQQNPQGQLQFTAGRFSYTLDFSGMSQFNSTSRKKRDVRRIPSENQQKSSSLQGMALSSATSLAGGYVWQFRGEEGVWTEYKTNTVNGGISVSSEDIEMNYQQNPLGTMNFTAGKFSYILDFSAMTQKNLRTTKTRQVRRLQR; this comes from the exons ATGCATGAACTTCACTGCCGTCACAACACTGCCAGCACCAGAACTGGAGCCTGGCCTGCGACACCAGCCAACAGCAGAGAAGTACCGCACATTTTACAGTTTGAGATATACAAAAAATTTGGACGACAcaa GCGTTTTGTTACCAACCTGATGGCGATGGCACTGCAGAATTCCACAG CTCAAGTAAAACACTATCAGTGGATGCTTCATGATGGAAGTCAGTGGTTAAATCTGAATCATGATTCTGTAATAGAAACACACTTCTGCCAGCCAGGAGCACAAGGGATTGCCCTTTTCACACCTGATTATGG GCGCATCTTTCTGGACTTTGACAAGATGGAGATCCAGGGGGGCCAAATGACACCCTATCGTCAAACCTCCTTGTCACAGGACGAAACGGAGGAATATTTGTGGTACTTCTTTGAGAACAGACACTGGCATGAGTATGGTTCACAG GGTTCTTCAAAGACGAAAGCTTCTGTGACAAGCCATGACATTGAGCAGCAGTACCAGATGAATCCACAAGGGTCCTGCAAGTTTACTGCTGGAAACATGGCTTATTCTCTGAATTTTTCAG CAATGACACAAAGCAATCTCCGTACGGGAAtgcagaggagggtgaggagacGGCCCAAGTACAATTCTGTGATCCAGAAAACTAACAG cTTGGCCATTCAGGACCCGAGCCTCTCTTCAACAATGCCCCTGGCTGGTGGCTTTACATGGCAGTTCAGAGGAGATGAAGGCGTGTGGAGAGAATATAAAGCCGCT AATACCAATGGAGtagtttgctcagtaagcagtgatgATATTGAGCAGAGCTATCAGCAGAATCCTCAGGGTCAGCTGCAGTTTACTGCTGGCCGTTTCAGTTACACGCTGGATTTTTCag GAATGAGTCAGTTCAACAGTACAAGTAGAAAAAAAAGAGATGTGAGGCGAATACCTAGtgagaaccagcagaagagcag TTCTTTGCAAGGCATGGCCCTTTCATCAGCGACTTCCCTTGCTGGCGGCTATGTCTGGCAGTTTAGAGGAGAAGAGGGGGTGTGGACGGAATATAAAACCAAT ACTGTGAATGGTGGCATTTCTGTCTCAAGTGAGGACATTGAGATGAATTACCAGCAGAATCCATTGGGAACCATGAACTTCACTGCAGGAAAGTTCAGCTACATCTTAGACTTTTCAG CTATGACACAGAAAAATCTGAGAACTACTAAAACTCGACAAGTTCGGCGTCTTCAACGGTGA